The genomic interval TCATTCAGGAACACAATGTCAACCGTtactgctatgcagacgacacacagtTCTAACATTTCTTTTTTCagcagtcttgtctcatcactgcagttcccgtacggactcaggagaggcaaaggaCAGGAGCCTCCGAaatacaacccaaccaagccgcactgcttctggacacaatgcccacttaatccagaaaccagccgcaccaacgtgtcaaaggaaacaccgtacacaagtgtcagcgtgcactacgcccagcccaccacaggatTTGCTAGtgcacaatgagacaaggacatcgctgccggccaaaccctcccctaacctggacgacactggtacaattgtgcgccgccccatgggtctcccggtcacgtccagctgcgacagagcctggactcgaactcAGGATCTCTAGtaacacagctagcactgcgatgcagtaccttagaccactgcgccactcgggaggcctacgGTTCTATATTTTGATTAAATATTGTGTAACCACAAAATTGCCTACAcaggaagcctgtgtttcagaaaaaagaaaatgtattaaggtcataccaaggatcctTTAGCTATTAGATTTTGAATTTTGAGACCCCTTAAAAAATATTTGATGGCCGTACTGCTATAGGCCCACACAGAttaattgaataacagattcactacatggaacaacagattgTCCCCTCagaaggaagtttgttctgaagtgtctgtcctgtaTCTGAGAGATACAAGAAAGATCAggattttatatttttttacccaTTATGTTAGACACTAAACAGTCTAAGTCCTGTCTAAGCCGGGGGAAGgagggttctactaagctatatggaattgttttaagaaggtcctaccaaggatcattttgctgtttgattttgaattttaagacccctgGAAGTAAAAGTAATCTATAAATTATTTGATTTAAATTATTATTGGGTCCTATATCTGAGAGTTATAagaaagatttttttttaaattccatGTATTTGTCCCTTATTTTTGGGACTTAACAGTCTCCATATGTACCTCCATTCATGTTTTACAACTGGTACCAGGGGATCTTCAGACTAGTTTTGTGAAGCCTGTGGGCGTCCTAGAGGATAACAACCAACATGAACATGTtcatgagagtctcacctttccataTTAGTGTGTAGAACAACCTGTTTGGACGCAACAGACAGAAGTTGGCTAATGGTCTGTACTGACTTCAGAGGAGTCCAAAGATGTTTGTGGGGGGCtgtagagcaaaacagagaacaccattGCGTTTGTAAGAGTCTTGTCTTACCAAAATGGGGGCATattttgtaggccaaaccatttggacgctacagacgattttgtgagaagatGTCTCATGGTTTGGCAAACACCGCTCtttctcccgagtggcgcagtggtcaaaggcactgcatctcagtgctagaagcatcactacaggccctggtttgattccaggctgtaccactacaggctgtgattgggaatcccatagggcggcgcacaattggcccagcgttgtctgggttagggtttggccggggtaagaatttgataagaatttgttcttaactgacttgcctagttaaataaaatcgCTCTTTCACTGCAGATGTGGAAGTCAGACATAGATGGATCAAACCAAATTTGATTTGTTacctgcgccgaatacaacagatgtagaacTACCggtggaatgcttacttacaaccTCTTAAACAACAGTGcggttcaagaagagttaagaaaatatgaacaaaataaactaaagcagaaaaatatataaaaagttacaaaataaaatgactgagatatctctatcttaaattgacagatttttaTTGTTGATTTCTTTATTAAGCTAATCTGATTTCCGCTGGGGCGAGGACATCAACCTTACGGGGGTTAAACTCCAAAAAGAGATGCTGACCTCAAGAAACAATCTGCTTTCAGATCTGACAATGAATCTCCATGGTTGAAACagtcaaataaaactgtgaagaacGTCCAGTTactctggacactgatctctctattttcttctttctctccccaattgcgatcttgtctcattgcgaCAGATTCTCTGCAATAAAAGATTGGACAACATCTTGCCAGTTGTTTTTACAATGAGAATACCTTACACTGACAGTGGTGAAACATGGAGGGACTCAGTCTGGGTTGAACACATCTTCCCACACGCTTGTAGATTTGAAAGGACCAGTTCAAGTGATACAGGACAAGATCCTCCCAGTCTATCAAAAGGCATAGGGGCTAGGATTTAGAGACAAAAGGGTTGATTAGTAATCAGCATTGCAGGCTACCATGCTTCCATAACTTGGAGGCAGTAGTAGCTGGGGGTGGGAGATTAGATTCCTCATGTGATTCTAAAACACACaacaatatactgtataaaaaGCATGCCGAGTCAATGTGTTTAAACATACCAGTTATAAATGATTTGAATACCTGTTTTTGTTGTTGGTTTGTCTTGGAGATCTCCTCCACCTCGCTGGCGTCTGATTTCCAACATCTTCACATTGCCTGTTTTGATTCTGAATGGTTGGGTGAGGGTTCGAACAATTTAACAGTAATTTCTAACAACCAACAGTTTTTACTTATATTGCGTTTTCAAGTTGAAATATATTTGCTATTTACCTGATTTCAGTTTTATCCTCAGAAGCTGAAATGACTTCCCTTTCAGAGAGGCTGTGGACCAATCGCTTTACTGCTCATATTGATTTGGGGGACACCACAGTTCGGTTGTTTGAACCAATGCTCTGGAATAACACTTACTTCTCATTGCCCATCCACGCTGCTCTGGCCCACATCCTCTGAGATTACAACCTGCGGAAAAAGACATTATTAAACAATATAAAACTATTCCAATACATCTGATCTTACTTGGCAAAACTGTGCAAGAGAGCGATCACTATGTATTGCCTACGATAGTGCAGACGAGGTCAATGACGAGAGCGATCACTATGTATTGCCTACAATAGTGCAGACACACAGCGTGGCTGACGAGGTCAATGACGAGAGCGATCACTATGTATTGCCTACGATAGTGCAGACACACAGCGTGGCTGACGAGGTCAATGACGAGAGCGATCACTATGTATTGCCTACGATAGTGCAGACACACAGCGTGGCTGACGAGGTCAATGACGAGAGCGATCACTATGTATTGCCTACGATAGTGCAGACGCACAGCGTGGCTGACGAGGTCAATGACGAGAGCGATCACTATGTATTGCCTACGACAGTGCAGACACACAGCGTGGCTGACGAGGTCAATGACGAGAGCGATCACTATGTATTGCCTACGATAGTGCAGACACACAGCGTGGCTGACGAGGTCAATGACGAGAGCGATCACTATGTATTGCCTACGATAGTGCAGACACACAGCGTGGCTGACGAGGTCAATGACGAGAGCGATCACTATGTATTGCCTACGATAGTGCAGACACACAGCGTGGCTGATGAGGTCAATGACGAGAGCGATCGCTATGTATTGCCTACGACAGTGCAGACACACAGCGTGGCTGACGAGGTCAATGACGAGAGCGATCGCTATGTATTGCCTACGACAGTGCAGACGCACAGCGTGGCTGACGAGGTCAATGACGAGAGCGATCACTATGTATTGCCTACGACAGTGCAGACACACAGCGTGGCTGACGAGGTCAATGACGAGAGCGATCACTATGTATTGCCTACGATAGTGCAGACACACAGCGTGGCTGACGAGGTCAATGACGAGAGCGATCACTATGTATTGCCTACGACAGTGCAGACACACAGCGTGGCTGACGAGGTCAATGACGAGAGCGATCACTATGTACTGCCTACGATAGTGCAGACGCACAGCGTGGCTGACGAGGTCAATGACGAGAGCGATCACTATGTATTGCCTACGACAGTGCAGACGCATAGCGTGGCTGACGAGGTCAATGACGAGAGCGATCACTATGTATTGCCTACGACAGTGCAGACACACAGCGTGGCTGACGAGGTCCTCCGGATAAAAACGTTTTCTTTTGCATTTGTGTATATTTGAGATACTAATGATGTTGACAACTTTGGGGGCACATGGAAGAAAGATGGAGTTGTCAGTTTGAGTATGGTGAATGACATCACAGACAAGGTTTCCATTGCCTCTTGTTTATTTGACAGATCCATATTTGTCCCGGACGAGGAAGCAACCATCTGGCATGTTATTCTTGATGCATGGTTGGATGTTCTTGGCAGTATGTTTCACTTGGCTTGAGTCAGATAGTCGCCTCATCACTTTGTACCAAGGGATTATGTGGGCTTTTTGATGGCACGTTTATGCCACTGCAAATGGTTCTCAAACTCAAAGCAATTGAGGTCATTGAGCAGTTGTGAAATGCAACCATCAACTGCCAAGTGAGTGAGACCATGTACATTGTAAACTGTAAATTAATCATCATAGACATTCTTGCTTATCTCAAAGTGCATCAGCAGCTGTTCTGCATAATGTCTTCTCCGGCCATAATCTGGATCGATCTGACATGGCTACACTGAGGGACAGCAGCGATAGACCTTTTTGGAAACAAAATCCTTCAATTCTATGGGACCCGTGTAGAGCAAAGAACTGCCTGAACTCAGTGGCCTTCCATCGGTCAAGTTCTGCCAGTTACCGAGGTTTTCGGGCAAATTCTTTTTTTTGGCAATAAGCCTAGAAAAGAGATCAGAGCCTCTGACAACTTGGTTTCCTGAGAGAAAAACAAGTCTGCATGTTCTAGATCCTGGTTTAAGGGAAATCAACATCTTCCTCATGACAACCAAGCACACCATATGCATAGAATCTAATGGAAACCCTGAAATAAAATAAACTCTAGCGTCTATCGATGGAGATGATGGCTAGCCAGGTAGACCAAGTTATTGAATTCACCATCATTTCACTCCGGATGTGTGCCCTCAGAGTGCAACACTACCCTTCCGTTCCCAAAGCCTTTAATCTGACCTTTCTCATGCTAAATATCTACTATGGGATTTGATGCACTCTGGCATGGCTGGTCTCACTGGTGCATCACAAAGACAAGCTTCGATTGTGACATGGTAATGACCATTTGTCCGATTGACACTTGAAACCAGGAGCACCTTCAACTGAGACAGGACACCACTCAGGTAATCATCCGCAGCAGTCACTCCAATGAATGGATGGAAATCATTAATGCTGCACAAAATAGGCTAAAGTTGGCAGCTAGATGATTTGAAGAGAAAAACACCATCAATGTTGATTTTCAAATAAATATGAAACCTCAATGAAATCTGGATGCTCAGCCAGTCTTCATTATACCCTGCTCAACACCAGAAATAAAATAATTTGTTACCCTGACATTTCTCAATAGTGTTGTATTTTAGTACGATCACATCGAGAAAGTGTCACTTAGGGGACCATTTACACTAGTTTCAGTAGAAATGTCAGAAGTTCCATTAATTGCTAGACTCTGACAGATTCTAAAACATCCACATGGAATTTACTCCACCGTTTATGGTAAGACACTGTTTATGGTAAGACACCGTTTATGGTAAGACACCGTTTATGGTAAGACACCGTTTATGGTAAGACACCGTTTATGGTAAGACACCGTTTATGATAAGACACCGTTTATGGTAAGACACCGTTTATGATAAGACACCGTTTATGATAAGACACCGTTTATGGTAAGACACCGTTTATGATAAGACACCGTTTATGGTAAGACACCGTTTATGGTAAGACACCGTTTATGGTAAGACACCGTTTATGGTAAGACACCGTTTATGGTAAGACACCGTTTATGGTAAGACACAGTTTATGGTAAGACACCGTTTATGGTAAGACACAGCTAAATTGCAGTAGTCCCAACAAATCAAACTAAGTCCCATTTGCCTTTACAGGTGACAAAATGATTGTGTTTTACCTCTTCAAAGATCGTCTTCTTGTCCACCGGGCTTGATTAACTTGAAATTGGCTGTACTCTGTGTTCATTTTCTTCTTCTATGGTATTATGGTGGTCTGCAAACATATGTtagaggtgcatgctgctacccaCTGTATGGGGTAGtatacaatattttttttaaatatatttttttaacatattCCGGGAAATTAACAAGAGCATCTTCAAACAGTCTTTTTTGTTTCAGACATTTTTTGTTTCAGCCACAATTATGGCCAGTTTCTGAGACTTCTTGCTCGTTTGGGCAGTACAAAAAATCACATGCCATAAAATCAACCTTCTTCACGAGCTGCATGTCAGTTTCCCTCAACTGTTGAATGACAGTGAATCTCCACAGGCTACGGGGCATCCACCACCATATCTTCAGCTCCCTTCGGCTCCAACTATTTTGTGTGCCTCTGTGTAGGGGACCTGCTGTACAGCCCTGACCCTTAACCCTTCAAACTCATTTACCCTAATCGGGCACTCTGGGAAATTAGGAACGTGATTTCCAGCACAATTACAATACCGTATATACTCAGATTCTTCAACATTATCCCTTCAGCACACACTTGATACATGGCTTTATGCACGGCTTGGTGCACGGCTTGGTGCACGGCTTTGATGCACGGCTTGGTGCACGGCTTGGTGCACGGCTTGGTGCACGGCTTGGTGCACGGCTTGGTGCACGGCTTGGTGCACGGCTTGGTGCACGGCTTGGTGCACGGCTTGGTGCACGGCTTGGTGCACGGCTTGGTGCACGGCTTGGTGCACGGCTTGGTGCACGGCTTGGTGCACGGCTTGATGCACGGCTTGGTGCACGGCTTGGTGCACGGCTTGGTGCACGGCTTGGTGCACGGCTTTGTGCACGGCTTGGTGCACGGCTTGATGCACGGCTTGGTGCACGGCTTGGTGCACGGCTTGGTGCACGGCTTGGTGCACGGCTTGGTGCACGGCTTTATGCACGGCTTGATGCACGGCTTGGTGCACGGCTTGGTGCACGGCTTGGTGCACGGCTTTATGCACGGCTTGGTGCACGGCTTGGTGCACGGCTTGGTGCACGGCTTGGTGCACGGCTTGGTGCACGGCTTGGTGCACGGCTTTGTGCACGGCTTGATGCACGGCTTGGTGCACGGCTTGGTGCACGGCTTGGTGCACGGCTTGGTGCACGGCTTGATGCACGGCTTGGTGCACGGCTTGGTGCACGGCTTGGTGCACGGCTTGGTGCACGGCTTGGTGCACGGCTTGGTGCACGGCTTTGATGCACGGCTTGGTGCACGGCTTTGTGCACGGCTTTGATGCACGGCTTGGTGCACGGCTTGGTGCACGGCTTGGTGCACGGCTTTGATGCACTGCTCGGGCACGAGAGCTCTCAGCGCATATCTCACATATCTCAGCTTCACATGTGAAGGGAGATACTCTTTGTCAAACATCAATTATATGGACAGGTTCTCTTTTCTACCGTCCACTACACGGTTCGGACGGCGTGCTCCAACTACTCCTGGTACGTTCCTTGTAAACCACAAGGCCTCCACATCCGACTCAACCCCAGAGATAACACCTTTTAACCGTGTTCTGCTCCAAAAATCTTAACTCTCCACTTCATACGTTGATAGTTTGTAGAGCCTTATTGCCTTTTCCTTCTGCTAAACAAACCGACCTCGGGTCACTGTGACTGACACCTTTCCTAATAAATCCTTTACCTTTCCTCGATATTTCAAACGGATCTCAAAAAAAAGCTGAATTGTTTGTGAATCGTACTCgaacaaaaacaaaacatacGTTCATTTACAACTTTatcaattttgtattttttattttgtattttaatttttttattttttttatttttttatgctcCATGTGACATGTGCCATGTGCCATCAGACTCAATCCCGTCCATCCCACCTTCCATATCACTCCACTCCGGTAACCGTCACCCTTCTCGCCCTGTCATTGTATCTGGCGTCTCCATTCCGTCCGAACCATCCAGCTTCCTCGTGCCGCCGTCATCAGTGTTAATTACTATAACAATAAAGCAATCAGGTCAGTAGGGTGCAGTGGTCACACAACGTCACAAACAGGTTGAGAAGACACCTTTCTCACTGGTGTGAGACTTAGCACTATAAATAGAACGCTAAATACATTATATTAATATAATAACGATTTACATTGGGATGTTGTCTTatccatatacagtatattatgcaTAACATGTTTATAAAAAGGCAATATCCAAAGGTAAATCATTAGTATTAATATCACGAATTTGGCATCCTTATAAAGCTAATGGTGACTATTTCAAAACGTCTAAAGATCAATCATGAATGAACGATATACCAAGCTACACGTTGAAACTATGTTGTCCTTTGGGAAAATTAGATGTCAATGTACTACATTCAATGTAGCATTCTACATAAACCCAACGTCACTCCAAATTCACTTTCACAAAGCTTGTGTAAAACAAGTTTAGAGGAGTTACTTTCAACTATTCATCGTTATTAAGGTCGAGCGTAGCTACGCAGATGACAACATATACGTAGTTTGATGATTATGTTGAAATTTGATTGATGTAACAACCTGTTAGTCAGGTTAAGACATTGTATTTAAGTTGAAGGTTGACCCTAATTTCAATGTTTGCAACGCTGGTTGAAATGATATGAAAACAGCActggttgatgactttttgcaaatccaaatGTCTTTCAAAGATAGATTCAATGTCACAATATGTTGACAAATTACGTTAAAACAACGTTGATTCGACCAGTTTGTGCCCAGCCAGGTATGTCTTGGTTGATCGGATTGTAGCTCCCAAGTGCGCTAGAAAGATAACAATATTGTCAAGAAAACGTAGATGAAATTCAAACATTTTAAAGAAAATGTTTACATGTTTGAGAATAGACAGCATTAATGACAGAAAATAACACAGGattaatattattatttgctCAAGGACCTTTTTTGCTCATTCAACTGAAGTGAATTCACAGCCTGTATTCTTCTTGTACACACGTCCAAATGCACAACATGTAAGATGCTGGAGAGTTTAGCTGAAATAACGGTTTTGTAATACAGGAAAGGTCACCTCCAGTCCAAGGGACAGGAACACCTGTCTCTCAACAGGTCTGTTCTTGGGAGACGTCATAGCCGTGAATGAATGGAGACACGAGTATGAGAGTGATTGTATAGTGACATCTACTGGTAGTTGAGTAGTATTACACCTTCAGTTTATAAACCAGGGGGGTTGTTCAGGATCACAACATTTTACAACCGTTTGCAACGAATCAATTAATCGGAATAACTAGTACTCCCTGCTCAAACCTCCATGCTTCTGCAGTACACCCTGCAGaagaagaaaatatatatatctgtgaTAACAGGCTTACACACTCTTCTGAAGTGCAAGAGACCCGAGGTTCAAACTCCAGCAGGTCACTTAAATACCAGATGCATTTCCTTCGCAATAAGAGTCGCATTATTAGGAACCAACCATAGAATGGTTGAAAATTGTCTGGTGAATGTATCCGACTCAATAGCTCACTCAAAACTGGAATTTCAATGATGTTGACGGATGATTAACTAAATCCACTAGATGGCATCATTGTCACGAAAAAGAGGAAGAGGGCCTGGTGAAAGCCTGTTAGGTAGGCTTTACACACGGCCGCCGTTATGGGCAGGCCTTAGGGGGCATTGCCCGCCCTACCGTACCTCCTTGCCTATCCAAATAAAATATAGAAATATTGATCATTTATTTGACCGAGACGCAGGCCGACACAAAGACGCATCAATCTCAGTTAAAGCAGCCGAGCGAGCAAAACACCGCCCAGCTGTCTCAGTATATGTGGACTATGTATATCAGATACATTGGCTACATAGTGGGGCGCTGTTTCCCTATGCTTTCTCCGGTGATCTACCATAGTTTCAAccgagaggaagaggcgaagctaAAAAGGGCTCACTCTCGCCAAAATCTGTCCAGTATAAatccaatgcgtttctatgggaaTCATTTGCAGACCTAACCTTGTCGCCTGCCTTCTCGAATTTTGGACAAGGagtcccattgttagggcggagacatgagcatctcgtcattataaaCAGGTCTCTGGTTTCAACTTCTTGTGAATTGGAAAGGAAAGTATGCGGGTGCACTGTTAGGATGCTGGATTGCCCTAAAGTAAATTGATGTTTCGCATAAATTATATAATTACTTCTATCTaaatccaatttgtaagtcgctctggataagagcgtctgctaaatgacttaaatgtaaatgtaaatgtaaataaaatacaCCAGGGAGTATGACTTAGCCACGGGGATCATTTGCTTCTATTTAAACAATAGCTGTGGATTGTTTCAAGTCACAAGTGTGTTTaggaagatcaaatcaaatcgtatttgtcacatgcgccaatacaacagatgtagacctcaccgtgaaatgcttacttacaaaccctaaccaacaacgcag from Oncorhynchus keta strain PuntledgeMale-10-30-2019 chromosome 27, Oket_V2, whole genome shotgun sequence carries:
- the LOC127912615 gene encoding transcriptional regulatory protein AlgP-like yields the protein MFDKEYLPSHVKLRYVRYALRALVPEQCIKAVHQAVHQAVHQAVHQSRAQSRAPSRASKPCTKPCTKPCTKPCTKPCTKPCTKPCIKPCTKPCTKPCTKPCTKPCIKPCTKPCTKPCTKPCTKPCTKPCTKPCTKPCIKPCTKPCTKPCTKPCIKPCIKPCTKPCTKPCTKPCTKPCTKPCIKPCTKPCTKPCTKPCTKPCTKPCTKPCIKPCTKPCTKPCTKPCTKPCTKPCTKPCTKPCTKPCTKPCTKPCTKPCTKPCTKPCTKPCIKAVHQAVHQAVHKAMYQVCAEGIMLKNLSIYGIVIVLEITFLISQSARLG